From Cuculus canorus isolate bCucCan1 chromosome 7, bCucCan1.pri, whole genome shotgun sequence, one genomic window encodes:
- the NANOS1 gene encoding nanos homolog 1, protein MEAFPGAALEQHRPVERLQGARFGGACGNVFNSWNDYLGLATLITKAVRPGKGFGAEPPSAVAAAEEEEEEEEEEEAAGPYFEGALDLHELDLCGHHHHHQSLLEERFAEPGSRAAVVLGCSGERGARGGSWGGVVVAGRLPSHPRSRLLRPELQVCVFCRNNKEAVALYTTHILKGPDGRVLCPVLRRYTCPLCGASGDNAHTIKYCPLSKMQAAKQLKHARTALGKKGR, encoded by the coding sequence atggaGGCTTTCCCGGGAGCCGCGCTGGAGCAGCACCGGCCCGTGGAGCGCCTGCAAGGCGCCCGCTTCGGCGGCGCCTGCGGGAACGTCTTCAACTCGTGGAACGACTACTTGGGGCTCGCCACGCTCATCACCAAAGCCGTGCGGCCCGGGAAGGGCTTCGGCGCCGAACCCCCATCGGCGGTGGCTGCggccgaggaggaggaggaagaggaggaggaggaggaggcggcggggccGTACTTTGAGGGCGCGCTGGACTTGCACGAGCTGGACCTGTGCgggcaccaccaccaccaccagagCCTGCTGGAGGAGCGCTTCGCCGAGCCCGGCAGCCGCGCCGCCGTGGTGCTGGGCTGCTCGGGGGAGCGCGGGGCCCGCGGCGGCTCCTGGGGCGGTGTGGTGGTGGCGGGGCGGCTGCCCTCGCACCCGCGCTCCCGCCTGCTCAGGCCCGAGCTGCAGGTCTGCGTCTTCTGCAGGAACAACAAGGAGGCCGTGGCCCTTTACACCACCCACATCCTCAAGGGACCCGACGGGCGCGTCCTGTGCCCGGTGCTGCGGCGCTACACCTGCCCCCTGTGCGGGGCCAGCGGGGACAATGCCCACACCATTAAGTACTGCCCTCTCTCCAAGATGCAGGCGGCCAAACAGCTCAAACACGCCCGGACAGCCCTGGGCAAGAAGGGCCGTTAG